In a genomic window of Polycladomyces abyssicola:
- the carB gene encoding carbamoyl-phosphate synthase (glutamine-hydrolyzing) large subunit produces MPNPKPVRSVLVIGSGPIVIGQAAEFDYSGTQACLALKEEGIRVILINNNPATMMTDPDVADVIYMEPLTVDVVTEIIKRERPDGLLATMGGQTGLNLAVALHEKGVLEQYGVRLLGTPIETIIKGEDREAFKQMMADIGEPVPRSQTVSTVEEAVAFAGEIGYPAIIRPAYTLGGFGGGIARNETELREIARKGLTASPIRQILVEQSILGWKEIEYEVMRDHADTCITVCNMENIDPVGIHTGDSIVVAPSQTLTDRQYQQLRTVACKVIRALGVIGGCNIQFAVHPETGEYAIIEVNPRVSRSSALASKATGYPIARIAAKLAVGYRLDECINPVTGHTFASFEPALDYVVVKLPRWPFDKFPYGERKLGTQMKATGEVMALGRNLESAMYKAIRSLDMGLDALVLPQFADWSDEALARGLEEADDRRLFLIGEAFRRGWSVEKVLQFTNITPFFLHKLQQMVELERKLAEHTWESVPDDLLKKAKEWGVADSWLARTWGVSENEVRSRLQQKGWSPSYKWVDTCAAEFVAETPYFYSTWKGNDEVETASAERRVLVVGSGPIRIGQGIEFDYCSVHTVKALKKRGICAVVVNNNPETVSTDYATADRLYFEPLTVEDVRHVAEKEMVDGVMVQTGGQTAVKLIQGLEKAGLRLYGTSSDAIDRVEDRELFYRWLNELEIPHIPGATAASPEEVFALAEKLGYPLLLRPSYVIGGQGMMVVHSPTQLTTVMATYDQYGVTEAAYPLLLDRFMEGIEVEVDAVTDGRDVVIPVLVQHVERAGVHSGDSISFLPAIDLPDAVRHRLIDYTERMARSLSHKGLLNIQFVIHDGEVRVLEVNPRASRTVPIVSKVTGVPMIEWATRVQMGEALAAFAPTGLLPPPPIVAVKAPVFSAAKLPGVDPVLGPNMKSTGEVLGMGSTPEIAMKKVLPSAVGAPLPELSSRTRVLLSVSDVKKHELGSLVRELSAKGVSLYGTPGTARYILQQWGVEVKSLTEEEWTEWLKANGDKVVVNVATRGNDPKRAGYRLRRACLAWQVPCFTSLETFLWYVRIAEESTPVEQALVPITATGWKEVVQP; encoded by the coding sequence CACCGTCGATGTGGTGACAGAGATTATCAAACGGGAACGGCCCGATGGATTGCTGGCCACAATGGGTGGGCAAACGGGGCTCAACCTGGCGGTGGCCCTGCATGAGAAAGGGGTACTGGAGCAATACGGTGTCCGTCTGCTCGGAACGCCGATCGAGACGATCATCAAAGGAGAGGATCGGGAAGCATTCAAGCAGATGATGGCGGATATCGGAGAACCCGTCCCCCGGAGCCAAACCGTGTCGACGGTGGAGGAAGCGGTGGCATTTGCCGGAGAAATCGGCTACCCCGCCATCATCCGCCCGGCCTACACCTTGGGCGGGTTCGGCGGCGGGATCGCCCGGAATGAAACGGAGCTGCGCGAGATCGCCCGCAAAGGCCTCACGGCCAGCCCCATCCGCCAGATTCTCGTGGAACAGAGCATTTTGGGATGGAAAGAGATTGAATATGAAGTGATGCGGGATCATGCTGATACGTGCATCACCGTGTGCAACATGGAAAACATCGACCCCGTCGGTATCCACACCGGGGACAGCATCGTCGTGGCCCCGTCGCAAACGTTGACCGACCGTCAGTATCAACAGTTGCGGACGGTGGCGTGCAAAGTGATCCGTGCCCTGGGCGTGATCGGCGGGTGTAACATCCAATTCGCCGTTCATCCCGAGACGGGGGAATACGCCATCATCGAAGTGAATCCGCGGGTCAGTCGCTCCAGTGCGCTGGCTTCCAAGGCGACGGGGTATCCGATCGCCCGCATCGCCGCCAAATTGGCGGTGGGATACCGCCTGGACGAGTGTATCAACCCTGTGACGGGCCACACGTTTGCCAGCTTTGAGCCGGCGCTGGATTACGTGGTGGTCAAATTGCCGCGTTGGCCGTTCGATAAATTCCCGTACGGGGAACGCAAGCTCGGCACACAGATGAAGGCCACCGGGGAAGTAATGGCGCTCGGTCGCAACTTGGAATCGGCCATGTACAAAGCGATCCGCTCATTGGACATGGGATTGGACGCGCTGGTATTGCCTCAATTTGCCGACTGGAGCGACGAAGCGTTGGCACGGGGCTTGGAGGAAGCTGACGACCGGCGTTTGTTCCTGATCGGGGAAGCCTTCCGTCGCGGCTGGAGCGTGGAAAAGGTGCTTCAGTTCACCAACATTACGCCCTTTTTCCTGCACAAACTGCAGCAGATGGTGGAGTTGGAACGGAAACTGGCGGAGCACACTTGGGAATCGGTTCCTGACGATCTGTTGAAAAAAGCCAAAGAATGGGGCGTGGCCGACTCCTGGTTGGCACGGACGTGGGGTGTTTCGGAAAATGAGGTGCGCTCACGCTTGCAACAAAAAGGATGGTCTCCGTCATACAAATGGGTGGATACCTGTGCTGCCGAATTCGTCGCGGAAACCCCGTACTTTTACTCCACTTGGAAAGGAAACGACGAGGTGGAGACCGCATCCGCCGAGCGTCGCGTCTTGGTGGTCGGCTCGGGTCCGATCCGGATCGGGCAAGGCATCGAATTCGACTACTGCTCGGTGCACACGGTGAAAGCCCTCAAAAAAAGGGGAATCTGCGCCGTGGTGGTAAACAATAACCCCGAGACGGTCAGCACCGATTACGCCACGGCCGACCGATTGTATTTCGAACCACTTACCGTGGAAGACGTCCGGCATGTCGCCGAAAAAGAGATGGTTGACGGCGTGATGGTGCAAACCGGCGGGCAGACGGCGGTCAAATTGATCCAGGGGTTGGAGAAAGCAGGTTTGCGTTTGTACGGCACCTCGTCCGATGCGATCGATCGGGTGGAGGATCGTGAGCTGTTTTATCGCTGGTTGAATGAGCTGGAGATACCGCACATTCCGGGGGCGACGGCCGCTTCTCCAGAAGAGGTTTTCGCACTGGCGGAAAAGCTGGGTTATCCTCTGTTGTTGCGTCCTTCCTATGTGATTGGTGGACAGGGGATGATGGTGGTACACAGCCCCACTCAACTGACTACGGTAATGGCGACGTACGATCAATACGGGGTGACGGAAGCCGCTTATCCGCTCCTGCTGGACCGATTCATGGAGGGGATCGAAGTGGAGGTGGACGCCGTCACCGACGGTCGGGACGTGGTCATCCCCGTGTTGGTCCAGCATGTGGAACGGGCCGGTGTTCATTCCGGAGACAGTATTTCGTTTCTGCCGGCGATCGACCTGCCCGACGCGGTGCGCCACCGGCTGATCGATTACACGGAGCGGATGGCTCGTTCCTTGTCACACAAAGGATTGCTCAACATCCAGTTCGTCATCCACGACGGAGAGGTGCGGGTGTTGGAAGTCAACCCGCGTGCGTCCCGGACAGTGCCCATCGTCAGCAAGGTTACGGGGGTACCGATGATCGAGTGGGCCACTCGGGTGCAGATGGGCGAAGCCCTGGCCGCTTTTGCCCCTACGGGACTGCTCCCCCCACCTCCGATTGTAGCAGTGAAAGCACCGGTGTTTTCCGCTGCCAAATTGCCAGGCGTCGATCCTGTCCTCGGACCCAACATGAAATCGACCGGCGAAGTGCTGGGGATGGGTTCCACACCGGAGATCGCCATGAAAAAAGTATTGCCGTCGGCTGTCGGTGCACCTTTGCCCGAACTGAGTTCCCGCACCCGGGTGTTGTTGTCAGTATCCGACGTCAAAAAGCATGAGCTCGGCTCGCTGGTCCGCGAATTGTCCGCCAAAGGGGTCTCGCTTTACGGAACGCCTGGGACAGCCCGTTATATCCTGCAGCAATGGGGAGTCGAGGTGAAGAGCCTGACCGAGGAGGAGTGGACGGAATGGTTGAAGGCCAATGGCGACAAAGTCGTCGTCAATGTGGCCACCCGTGGCAATGATCCCAAGCGCGCGGGGTATCGACTGCGCCGGGCGTGTCTGGCATGGCAGGTGCCTTGCTTCACTTCCCTGGAGACGTTTCTCTGGTATGTCCGCATCGCTGAAGAGTCTACACCGGTGGAGCAGGCGTTGGTTCCCATTACCGCAACCGGATGGAAGGAGGTCGTCCAACCATGA